Proteins encoded together in one Candidatus Neomarinimicrobiota bacterium window:
- a CDS encoding sigma 54-interacting transcriptional regulator, with product SKVSLKELYNKGIDILIIGDGKAGSVDLGGDNIANELSTRESPFLILDFGESPVSIPSQNEISTLYYTHSASYEEVISRNIRMRKESVKEVEKLIEPELKKFIEWTGSDKWDVSKSIVARSRSMQEVFELIDKVAPTNATVLITGETGTGKELVAKAIHRSSPRGGMPFIAVNCGAIPENLLESTLFGYLKGSFTGAVDDRKGMFQAADGGVIFLDEIGELPLPLQVKLLRALQDNEIQPVGSEKGVMVDVRVIAATNKNLFEEVNKGEFRQDLYYRLNVVEIRVPPLRERPEDILVLTEHFLREQVAKNKISPLSISGEATEALKQYDWPGNVRELQNAVERLAVLSSTNHITMKELPLRILQSKSDDKTVSNKSSLTLEEVEERHIRKELKRYSYNYSAVADLLGIGRTTLWRKMKKYGIKEESKSGSDEISY from the coding sequence TAAGTAAAGTAAGTCTGAAAGAACTTTATAATAAAGGAATCGACATATTGATCATAGGAGATGGAAAAGCCGGTTCGGTAGATCTGGGAGGGGATAATATTGCAAACGAACTCTCAACAAGGGAATCACCATTTCTAATTCTTGATTTCGGGGAAAGCCCTGTGTCGATACCGTCTCAGAATGAGATTTCGACTCTGTACTATACTCACTCCGCTTCGTATGAGGAGGTGATATCGCGAAATATCCGGATGCGCAAGGAGTCTGTTAAAGAGGTCGAAAAACTCATCGAACCGGAACTGAAAAAATTCATTGAGTGGACAGGATCAGACAAATGGGACGTTTCAAAAAGCATAGTTGCGAGGTCGCGGTCGATGCAGGAGGTTTTTGAACTTATAGATAAAGTGGCGCCGACGAATGCGACAGTCTTGATTACAGGCGAAACGGGAACGGGCAAAGAGCTGGTAGCCAAAGCGATTCACCGCTCGAGTCCGCGCGGTGGGATGCCGTTTATTGCGGTGAACTGCGGAGCCATACCGGAAAACTTGCTTGAAAGCACACTCTTCGGTTATCTGAAGGGCTCATTTACCGGCGCCGTGGATGACCGAAAAGGTATGTTTCAAGCAGCGGACGGAGGGGTGATCTTTCTCGACGAAATCGGCGAGCTTCCCTTGCCGCTCCAGGTAAAACTGCTCCGCGCACTTCAAGACAATGAAATTCAGCCTGTCGGGAGTGAGAAAGGAGTAATGGTCGATGTACGCGTGATAGCGGCTACGAATAAAAACCTTTTCGAAGAAGTCAACAAAGGTGAATTCCGTCAGGATCTCTATTACCGGCTAAACGTGGTTGAGATCAGGGTTCCGCCGCTGCGGGAACGTCCGGAGGATATATTAGTGCTTACAGAACACTTTCTCAGGGAACAGGTGGCTAAAAATAAAATATCCCCCCTGAGTATTTCCGGCGAAGCTACTGAAGCTCTGAAGCAATATGACTGGCCCGGAAATGTGCGAGAGCTTCAAAACGCCGTTGAGAGGTTGGCTGTTTTATCAAGCACAAACCATATCACAATGAAGGAACTGCCTCTGAGGATACTGCAATCGAAAAGCGATGACAAAACAGTGTCAAATAAGAGTTCCTTGACCCTCGAAGAAGTGGAAGAGAGGCATATTAGAAAGGAACTGAAAAGATATTCATACAATTATTCGGCTGTGGCGGATCTGCTCGGGATCGGCAGAACCACGTTGTGGAGGAAAATGAAGAAATACGGAATAAAAGAGGAAAGCAAGAGCGGGTCTGATGAAATTTCCTATTAA
- a CDS encoding zf-HC2 domain-containing protein: MTHIPEDLLNGFIDREIDNSRSRTVEAHLKSCLKCNKLHDDLVRLNRLIVDTGGRTASDSFTTVVMNKIAGLPAPSTALSNSSSFFRIPHVFAAALTLFAVVLTLSYDSGKETDSEQTAAAKPLSLTGQIMEKYLSDSIEHTASFIKRLTGMPMGGSGDSSPMLMMLFFVGSILIYQVIELLQDWLRQRRSSINLLV; this comes from the coding sequence ATGACGCATATTCCGGAAGACCTACTGAATGGTTTCATCGACAGGGAGATCGATAATTCCCGATCCCGAACAGTCGAAGCGCATCTTAAAAGCTGTTTAAAATGCAACAAGTTACATGACGATCTTGTCCGGTTGAACCGGCTGATCGTTGATACCGGTGGCAGGACAGCTTCCGATAGTTTTACCACAGTAGTCATGAACAAAATCGCCGGTCTTCCTGCTCCATCAACCGCATTGTCAAACAGCAGTTCCTTTTTCAGGATACCTCACGTTTTCGCCGCCGCCCTAACTCTTTTTGCGGTTGTTTTGACTCTATCTTACGATTCCGGGAAAGAGACTGATTCAGAACAAACGGCTGCCGCGAAACCGCTTTCATTGACCGGACAAATTATGGAGAAATACTTATCGGATTCTATCGAACACACTGCTTCTTTTATTAAGCGGTTGACGGGAATGCCAATGGGAGGCTCCGGTGACTCTTCTCCAATGCTGATGATGTTGTTCTTTGTCGGAAGCATACTGATTTATCAGGTTATAGAATTGCTTCAGGATTGGCTGCGTCAGAGGAGAAGCAGTATAAATCTTCTCGTCTAA
- a CDS encoding RNA polymerase sigma factor, whose product MVNECIDELPTKYGSILNMYHLGQLKYEEISTVTGLPIGTVKSHLYRGRNLLKKLINDRYDKSELI is encoded by the coding sequence ATCGTCAATGAGTGTATCGATGAGCTGCCGACGAAATACGGCTCTATACTCAATATGTACCATCTGGGTCAGTTGAAATATGAGGAAATTTCAACCGTAACCGGGCTTCCGATCGGAACAGTTAAATCACATCTATACAGAGGTCGGAATCTTCTTAAAAAATTGATCAATGACCGATACGATAAATCGGAGTTAATTTAA
- a CDS encoding sigma-70 family RNA polymerase sigma factor, which translates to MVERSDNELITRTLAGDDDSFSLLVERHKDFVYTMTVRILKNEQLAEEVAQDSFLRAYRSLKTFRHKSKFSTWLYRICYNLSLNALAKENRSRTLFSDRDIEETQNVQNFSDET; encoded by the coding sequence ATGGTTGAGCGGTCTGATAACGAATTGATCACGCGGACGCTTGCGGGAGATGACGACTCATTCTCCCTGCTTGTCGAAAGGCATAAGGATTTTGTGTACACAATGACGGTGAGGATATTGAAGAACGAACAGTTAGCGGAAGAAGTGGCGCAGGACAGCTTTTTAAGAGCTTACAGGTCTTTGAAAACCTTCAGGCACAAAAGTAAGTTCAGCACCTGGCTGTACAGGATTTGTTACAACTTGTCATTGAACGCTCTCGCAAAAGAAAATCGCAGCCGGACACTCTTCAGCGACCGGGATATTGAAGAAACACAGAACGTACAAAATTTTTCAGACGAAACCTAA